One window of the Colius striatus isolate bColStr4 chromosome 19, bColStr4.1.hap1, whole genome shotgun sequence genome contains the following:
- the TMEM268 gene encoding LOW QUALITY PROTEIN: transmembrane protein 268 (The sequence of the model RefSeq protein was modified relative to this genomic sequence to represent the inferred CDS: inserted 1 base in 1 codon; deleted 2 bases in 1 codon): protein MNEDFTISSLRRRXSCLLPGLDPCFLAVKDKADTQTAEFLTKQHRISRRDSFSMAHKSEAGGTEKNGLFSSILYCKSDLKEGSLQWVKEPPNGQVLMVLSMDNNCSATSFDMELCAEKLKSLGVQVAGNEWKRLIQNAVLKPEVRRYMFYNSRAFQIAIAVVFYMSLWTSIYSTTQLCSFGRYWEASVLVTLAAVVVTVVVILIVNRHQRKINVNTDVRLAAVNEIFIKHGLILGVTDALDGPRSILQLWFVHFSPEHCLQSLSAHITDLQRMRGSDLQHSLDQLCVVTEMVVQPDLETEEEASHEESPLLSNAANLKKEPVTCNELLHLIPEGPPEVMAQQLLVIFSGCYVRLLVTGRLPRAVAGGHLEHSNVPCLCQFIKSTMLSTHHSWFMGR, encoded by the exons ATGAATGAGGATTTCACAATCAGCTCCctgaggagga gcagctgcctgctgcctggGCTGGATCCATGTTTCCTAGCAGTAAAAGATAAAGCAGATACACAAACTGCTGAATTTCtgacaaaacaacacagaatc TCAAGGAGAGACAGCTTCAGCATGGCCCATAAAAGTGAAGCTGGTGGAACTGAGAAAAATGGGTTATTTTCCTCCATcctttactgtaagagtgattTAAAGGAAGGATCCCTGCAGTGGGTGAAAG AACCTCCCAATGGCCAGGTGCTCATGGTGCTCAGCATGGACAACAACTGCTCAGCCACCTCTTTTGACATGGAGCTTTGTGCAGAGAAATTGAAGTCCCTTGGGGTTCAG GTGGCAGGGAATGAGTGGAAAAGATTGATCCAGAACGCTGTCCTGAAGCCTGAAGTCAGACGATACATGTTCTACAACTCCAGGGCATTCCAGATAGCCATTGCTGTG GTTTTCTACATGTCTCTCTGGACAAGCATTTACTCCACAACCCAGCTGTGTTCCTTTGGACGCTACTGGGAAGCCAGTGTGCTGGTGACCCTGGCTGCTGTGGTGGTCACTGTGGTTGTCATACTGATTGTCAATCGTCACCAGAGGAAG ATAAATGTGAACACAGATGTGAGGCTGGCAGCTGTCAATGAGATCTTTATCAAGCATGGTTTAATACTTGGGGTTACAGATGCCCTGGATGGACCACGCAGCATCCTACAA CTGTGGTTTGTGCACTTTAGCCCAGAGCACTGCCTCCAGTCCTTGTCAGCTCACATCACAGACCTGCAGAGGATGCGAGGG tcagacttgcagcacagcctggacCAACTCTGTGTGGTTACAGAGATGGTGGTTCAGCCTGACctggagacagaggaagagGCTTCACATGAAGAGTCTCCTCTTTTATCCAATGCAGCCAACCTAAAGAAAGAGCCTGTGACATGCAATGAGCTGCTCCACCTCATTCCTGAGGGCCCACCAGAG GTGATGGCCCAGCAGCTTCTGGTGATCTTCAGTGGATGCTATGTCCGGCTCCTGGTTACCGGCCGGCTCCCTCGGGCCGTGGCAGGGGGGCACCTGGAGCACAGCAACGTGCCCTGTCTCTGCCAGTTCATCAAGAGCACCATGCTCAGCACACACCACAGCTGGTTCATGGGCAGGTGA